The following DNA comes from Mucisphaera calidilacus.
GTCAGCGAAATCGGGAACCCGTAGGTCGCTTCGAGGTCGAAGGCCGTGTCACCCGGCAGCGTCTGCCCGTTCTTCAAACCCTCGGTCGCCTTGTCGAAGATCCCGATCCCCCGCTCCAGCGTCCGCCGGAACGAAATCTCCTCCTCCTTCAGCTCCGCCTCGATCGCCGCCGGGTTCTTCGTAATCTCCGGGAACGCCGCGCCCATGTGCTCCACCACCGCCGGCACGAGCTTGTAGAGAAACGGTTCCTCCACGCCCAGCGTCTGGTGGCCGAAACGCACCGCCCGACGCAAAATCGTCCGCAGCACAGCGTCACGCGCCTTGTTCCCGCAGTGCGCCCCGTCCGCCAGCGCGAACGTCAGGCAGCGCACGTGGTCGGCGATCACGCGGTACGCCACGTTGATCGGGTCTCTCAGCGGGCCCTCCGAACCGCCCGGCTCGTACGCACGCCCGTATCCCGTCGCCTTCTGGATCGCCTCGAACAAAGGCCCGAAGACGTCGGTATCGTAGTTGCTGTCCTTGCCCTGAAGCACACGCACGATGCGCTCGAAACCCATCCCCGTATCGACGTGCCGCGCCGGCAGCGACTCGAGTTGGCCGCCCGCCGTCCGGTTGAACTGGATAAAGACCAGGTTCCAGATCTCGATCACGTCCGGGTTGTCGGCGTTCACGAGCCGACCGCCCTGCTTGTCCGCCGTCCCGTCGTAGTGCAACTCCGAACAGGGCCCGCACGGACCGACGTCGCCCATCTCCCAGAAGTTGTCCTTCTTGTTGCCCGGGTGGATGCGCTCCTCCGGCAGGTAACGCCCCCACAGCGCCTTCGCCTCGAGGTCCGGCTCCAGCCCCTCCGCCTCGTCACCCTCGAAGTACGTCGCGTGCAGCCGCTCGGGGTCCAGCCCCCACTGATCCACCAGCAGCTCCCACGCCCACGCGATCGCCTCCGCCTTGAAGTAATCCCCGAACGACCAGTTGCCCAGCATCTCGAAGAACGTGTGGTGGTAGGTGTCCTTGCCCACGTCGTCGAGGTCGTTGTGCTTGCCCCCCGCGCGGATGCACTTCTGCGTGTTCGCGGCCCGCTTCGACTCGGGCTCCTCCGTGCCCAGAAAATAGGGCTTGAACTGGTTCATGCCCGCGTTGGCAAACAGCAGCGTCGGGTCGTCATGCGGCACCACCGGCGACGACACCACGTTGCGGTGGCCGTGCTTCTCCACGAAAAACCGCACAAACTGCTCGCGTATCTCAGAACTGGTCAACATCGTCGGTTCCTTCCAATCGGGTCGCGAGTATATCGGTCACCGCCCCGCAGCGGTTGCTCGGGGCCCGCGCACCCCGCTCCGCCCTCGCCTGCTAGACTGCCAGCATGCCTTCAGTCTGCCTCTATTTTCAGGTTCATCAGCCCGAGCGACTCCGTCGGTACTCCGTCTTCGACGCCGAGGCGAACTACTTCGACCCCGCCCGCAACGCCGAGATCCTCCGCAAGGTCGCCGCCAAATGCTACCTGCCCGCCACGCAGGTGCTCCTCGAGCAGATCAACCGCCACGACGGCGCCTTCCGCGTCGCCTTCTCCCTCACCGGCACCATCATCGAGCAGTTCCAGCAGTACGCGCCCGACGTCATCGACCGCTTCCGCAAGCTCGCCGAGACCGGCTGCGTCGAGTTCCTCGCCGAAACCGCCAACCACTCGCTCGCCTTCCTCTACAGCCGCGACGAGTTCATGGAACAGGTTGAGATCCACGCCGACCTCGTCGACCGTCTCTTCAACCAGCGCCCCACCGTCTTCCGCAACACCGAACTCATCTACAACAACGACCTCGCCGCCGCCGCCGCCGAGATGGGATTCCGAGGCGTCATCGCCGAGGGCGCCGACGGCCCCCTCAACCAGCGGACACCCAACAACGTCTACCGCCCGCCCCACGGCGACATCGGCATCCTCCTCAAGAACTACAAGCTCTCCGACGACATCGCCTTCCGCTTCTCCAACACCAACTGGGCCGAGTACCCCCTCACCGCCGCCAAGATGGCCCGCTGGATCCACCAGCTCGGCACCTGCCCCGAGGGTCAGCAGCCCCCGCCCGGTCCCGCCGCCGAACGACCCGCCCAGCTCTGCAACCTCTTCATGGACTTCGAGACCTTCGGCGAGCACCAGTGGTCCGAGACCGGCATCTTCGAGTTCCTCCGCGAATTCCCCAAGGCCGTCCTCGAAACCGGCGACACCTTCATGGTCCCCACCGAGGCCGTCGACGCCTACCCCCCCGACGACGTCTACGACTGCCCCCAGATGACCTCATGGGCCGACTCCGAACGCGACCTCTCCGCATGGGTCGGCAACGCCATGCAGTCCTCCGCACTCCACGAGCTCTACCGCCTCGGCCAACGCATCAAAGAAGCCGAAAGCGAACAGCTCCTCGCACTCTGGCGACGACTCACCACCTCCGATCACTTCTACTACATGGCCACCAAGTACCACGGCGACGCCGCCGTCCACGACTACTTCTCCCCCTACCAGTCACCCTACGACGCCTACATCAACTTCATGAACGTCCTCGACAACCTCCGCGCCCGCGTCGAGGCCGCCGCGCCGGCCGAAAAACTCGCCGCCGAGTAGCCATAGTGCCGAGACATGCACAACATGAACTCCAAGGAAGCGCACGAATCTAGAACCATTACTGACCTGACGCGTAGAAATATAATCGACGATATACGAGTCTCGAAGATTGATTGGTCTGGCCGACTTAATGAGGACGACTTTTTGTCAAGGCTATATCCGCTCGATGATATGCCCTCAACAGATCAACGCTTCAACAGTGCCCTATATGACATCCGTACACATCGGATCACTTTCGAGGATTGGGATGAGGATTGGGTGTTCGACGATCCTAGATTCGAACTAAGGTGGGGTGATGATAGCAAGCTACTTGCTTTTCTCTGCGAAATGGTCAATCCCATGGTTCGAAACGATAAGAATGAAGTGGCTGAGCTCGTAGAGAAGTTCAACGACCACCTAAGACCGGACGGATGGCAGTTGATACCTGCTACTGAGATCTCTGGAAGACCAGTCTTTGCCCCACGGCGTCTCACCAACATCACGCCAGCGGGTCTGTCAGCAGCCTCGGAAGCGGCTGAGTTACTTGACAGTGAGTACATTCAAGTACAGATAACTCGAATGCAAACTTCCATAGAATCCGATCCCGAGCTGGCTATCGGATCAGCCAAGGACTTTCTGGAGACTATCTGTAAGACGGTTAACAGTAAATGTGGCTCATCACCTAAGGCTGATGGCTTCCCTGCATTAGTAAGATGTGCTTTAGATCAGGTGAGTTTTGATCTGGAAGGTGTAGAGAATCCCAAACGAGCTGAAGAATCAATCAGGCGACTAGTTGGAAACCTC
Coding sequences within:
- a CDS encoding abortive infection family protein, translated to MNSKEAHESRTITDLTRRNIIDDIRVSKIDWSGRLNEDDFLSRLYPLDDMPSTDQRFNSALYDIRTHRITFEDWDEDWVFDDPRFELRWGDDSKLLAFLCEMVNPMVRNDKNEVAELVEKFNDHLRPDGWQLIPATEISGRPVFAPRRLTNITPAGLSAASEAAELLDSEYIQVQITRMQTSIESDPELAIGSAKDFLETICKTVNSKCGSSPKADGFPALVRCALDQVSFDLEGVENPKRAEESIRRLVGNLSGVGKAVSEVRNTVGSGHGKHAGALNPSSIYARLVVGSAITLGVFLFESILRGEDPAMITDG
- a CDS encoding glycoside hydrolase family 57 protein, which produces MPSVCLYFQVHQPERLRRYSVFDAEANYFDPARNAEILRKVAAKCYLPATQVLLEQINRHDGAFRVAFSLTGTIIEQFQQYAPDVIDRFRKLAETGCVEFLAETANHSLAFLYSRDEFMEQVEIHADLVDRLFNQRPTVFRNTELIYNNDLAAAAAEMGFRGVIAEGADGPLNQRTPNNVYRPPHGDIGILLKNYKLSDDIAFRFSNTNWAEYPLTAAKMARWIHQLGTCPEGQQPPPGPAAERPAQLCNLFMDFETFGEHQWSETGIFEFLREFPKAVLETGDTFMVPTEAVDAYPPDDVYDCPQMTSWADSERDLSAWVGNAMQSSALHELYRLGQRIKEAESEQLLALWRRLTTSDHFYYMATKYHGDAAVHDYFSPYQSPYDAYINFMNVLDNLRARVEAAAPAEKLAAE